From Coffea arabica cultivar ET-39 chromosome 10e, Coffea Arabica ET-39 HiFi, whole genome shotgun sequence, one genomic window encodes:
- the LOC113711688 gene encoding mechanosensitive ion channel protein 6, which produces MAQPPDPTQIIVPVEDEIASEDRSQPRRSSEKEEKSRVSLGSASPDAELTGREHVQLLSTSKKGDLEGKKNEETMESSFSRVTVPRKAKLFAKSLKSRLDAPRCGNSQEDEDWFLDEDVLAGTRPKKMSLSTLFQLVSLVLVMIILVCTLSLTKLKKTKLWDLPLWKWEMLISVIISGHLVTGWGVRIIVFTTEQAFVSKNMRVLYFVYGMKKAVQHCIWLTLILIVWHYLVAENMGLETRSKALTRVSKALLCLVVGSLVWLVKVFFVKVLASSFYNKTFFERAKVYLFKQYVIKKLSAPPDGGEQSEEDAAKVGGETKPKDLPQFLRRGFSKRKGQESSKGRQRKLVRRKAPGLLLKMWLSMVHSGLLDGLSTLDEGLPDSSDDEDEKSLSCKAEKVAKKIFKNVAKNSEVIVLEDLKQFMKADKASLAMHLFEGTAGTEGINEHSFTRWMVDAYKERIYLQLSLSDTKTAVDELHHLMDAVVIIIIVIIWLLIFELAVAHFIVIISSQLLLVGFIFQNTLKTVFEAIIFLFIMHPYDVGDRCEIEEVQMVVVEMNILTTEFERYDGQKIIYPNSILATKPIGNYNRSPHMGDQIEFSIHISTPWDKILTLQHNIRSYVESNAKHWYPDPTILIKDVEDMNRLVMVVWPKHRMNHQDMRQRWLRRALLVDEMIKIFRELDIQYRTLPLDMNVRNMPAATSNKFPSNWTTCSGSERP; this is translated from the exons ATGGCGCAGCCACCTGATCCAACGCAAATTATTGTCCCTGTTGAGGATGAGATTGCTTCTGAGGACCGTTCTCAGCCACGACGGTCTTCAGAGAAGGAGGAGAAATCAAGGGTTTCCCTTGGAAGCGCTTCTCCTGATGCTGAGCTCACCGGAAGGGAGCACGTACAACTATTGTCCACTTCAAAGAAGGGCGACTTGGAGGGCAAGAAGAACGAAGAAACTATGGAAAGTAGTTTTTCTCGTGTCACGGTCCCACGAAAGGCAAAGTTGTTTGCCAAAAGTCTGAAGTCAAGGCTAGATGCCCCCAGATGCGGTAACAGCCAAGAAGATGAGGACTGGTTTTTGGATGAAGATGTTTTGGCTGGAACCCGCCCAAAAAAGATGAGTTTGTCGACTCTGTTCCAATTAGTGAGTCTGGTGTTGGTTATGATTATATTAGTATGCACGCTTTCACTTACCAAGTTAAAGAAAACCAAGCTCTGGGATCTTCCACTATGGAAGTGGGAGATGCTCATTTCTGTTATAATTAGCGGTCATTTGGTCACAGGCTGGGGAGTGAGGATCATCGTCTTTACCactgagcaagcttttgtttcaaaaaatatgCGGGTTTTGTATTTTGTATACGGCATGAAGAAGGCTGTTCAGCATTGCATTTGGCTAACGCTAATCTTGATTGTTTGGCATTACCTGGTGGCTGAAAATATGGGATTGGAGACGCGAAGCAAGGCCCTAACACGCGTATCGAAGGCTCTGCTGTGTCTCGTGGTCGGTTCCTTAGTCTGGCTCGTTAAGGTGTTCTTCGTTAAGGTCCTGGCTTCATCCTTCTATAACAAGACCTTCTTTGAACGGGCTAAAGTGTACTTGTTCAAGCAATACGTGATAAAGAAGTTGTCTGCACCCCCAGATGGAGGAGAGCAGAGCGAGGAGGATGCAGCAAAGGTGGGAGGTGAGACAAAGCCAAAAGATCTTCCTCAATTTCTCAGGCGAGGGTTCTCTAAAAGGAAAGGTCAGGAAAGCTCCAAGGGTAGGCAGCGCAAGCTCGTTCGGAGAAAAGCACCAGGTCTACTGCTGAAGATGTGGCTGAGTATGGTCCACAGTGGCTTGCTAGATGGACTCTCCACCCTGGACGAGGGTCTACCTGATTCGAGTGATGATGAGGACGAGAAATCATTGAGCTGCAAAGCAGAAAAAGTAGCTAAGAAGATTTTTAAAAATGTTGCCAAGAACTCGGA AGTCATTGTTCTAGAGGATCTGAAGCAATTTATGAAAGCAGATAAAGCATCGCTGGCCATGCATCTGTTTGAGGGAACAGCAGGAACGGAGGGTATCAACGAGCATTCATTCACCCGTTGGATG GTTGATGCATATAAAGAAAGAATATATCTTCAATTGTCTCTTAGTGACACAAAAACGGCAGTGGATGAGCTGCACCATCTGATGGATGCCGTAGTAATCATTATCATAGTTATTATATGGCTCCTCATTTTTGAGCTTGCAGTAGCTCATTTTATTGTCATCATCAGTTCCCAGCTGCTTTTGGTGGGCTTCATCTTTCAGAACACCTTGAAAACAGTATTTGAAGCTATCATATTCCTATTCATCATGCACCCCTACGACGTGGGTGACCGCTGTGAAATAGAGGAGGTGCAG ATGGTAGTTGTGGAGATGAATATACTAACTACAGAATTTGAGAGATACGATGGACAAAAGATCATATATCCCAATAGCATTCTTGCTACAAAACCCATTGGCAACTATAATCGTAGTCCTCACATGGGGGATCAAATTGAATTCTCCATCCACATCTCTACTCCATGGGACAAAATTCTCACTTTGCAGCACAATATAAGAAG CTACGTTGAAAGTAACGCAAAGCATTGGTATCCGGATCCAACGATACTTATTAAGGATGTCGAAGACATGAACAGACTGGTAATGGTAGTCTGGCCAAAACACAGAATGAACCATCAGGACATGAGGCAGAGATGGTTGAGGAGAGCATTGTTGGTTGATGAAATGATCAAGATTTTCAGGGAACTGGACATTCAATATCGCACGTTGCCTCTTGACATGAATGTCAGAAACATGCCTGCGGCAACCTCTAACAAGTTCCCTTCGAACTGGACCACCTGTTCTGGCTCAGAGCGACCATGA
- the LOC140015278 gene encoding U11/U12 small nuclear ribonucleoprotein 25 kDa protein-like isoform X1 — protein sequence MEASAKTDDAGLATDPNVGPPEYTSSNVKKARLHSTLAALLDDPVLADVPKKPTLSDVDTLISLELGSAMRISVLKLDGTSFDVPLVNSATVKDLKLAIQKKTNEIEQSRMGHRHISWKHVWENFCLSCHNDKLLDDNALLQSYGIGNNSQVRFISYIMSKASKTHSRRRKHRFMHSLKKSTQPVAISSL from the exons ATGGAAGCATCAGCAAAGACGGATGATGCAGGACTAGCGACGGACCCCAACGTTGGACCACCAGAGTACACCAGCAGCAACGTCAAGAAAGCCAGGCTGCACTCCACACTAGCAGCCCTTCTCGACGATCCCGTGCTGGCCGATGTGCCCAAGAAGCCAACGCTGTCCGATGTCGACACTCTCATCAGCTTGGAACTCGGCAGTGCCATGCGCATTTCCGTCCTTAAATTGGACGGGACTAGCTTCG ATGTGCCGTTAGTGAACTCTGCAACAGTGAAGGACTTGAAGTTGGCTATTCAGAAAAAAACCAATGAGATAGAACAGTCTAGGATGGGCCATCGTCACATATCTTG GAAGCATGTATGGGAAAATTTTTGTCTTTCATGTCACAATGACAAGCTGCTGGATGACAATGCTTTACTCCAAAGCTATGGCATCGGGAACAACTCTCAG GTGCGATTTATTTCCTACATTATGTCGAAAGCTTCTAAGACGCATTCCAGGAGGAGAAAGCACCGGTTCATGCATAGTCTTAAGAAAAGCACACAACCAGTAGCCATCTCTTCATTATGA
- the LOC113711689 gene encoding glutathione S-transferase PARB, with protein MAGATPMAATTPVNVYGPPLSTAVSRVLACLLEKDAPFQLIPVNMAKGEHKSPDYLKIQPFGQVPAFQDQSINLFESRAICRYVCDQYASQGYRGLYGTNPLVKASIDQWIEAEGQSFSPPSSLLVFQLVFAPRMKIKQDENVINQNVEKLSKVLDVYEKRLGESRFLAGDEFTLADLSHLPNAQYLVNGTDKGELFNARKNVARWWDEISTRDSWKKVVEMQNSPPA; from the exons ATGGCCGGAGCTACTCCAATGGCGGCCACTACCCCCGTCAATGTTTACGGCCCTCCTTTGTCCACTGCTGTCTCCAGAGTTCTTGCTTGTCTCCTTGAGAAAGATGCCCCCTTTCAACTCATTCCTGTTAACATGGCCAAAGGCGAGCACAAGAGTCCGGACTACCTCAAAATCCAG CCCTTTGGCCAAGTGCCAGCTTTTCAAGATCAAAGCATCAATCTTTTTG AATCTAGAGCCATATGTAGATACGTATGTGATCAGTATGCAAGCCAAGGATACAGGGGCCTTTATGGAACGAACCCTCTAGTCAAAGCATCAATCGATCAATGGATCGAGGCTGAAGGACAAAGCTTTAGTCCACCAAGCTCACTTCTGGTGTTTCAGTTGGTCTTTGCACCCCGAATGAAGATCAAGCAAGACGAGAACGTCATCAACCAGAATGTGGAGAAACTGTCCAAAGTGCTTGATGTCTACGAGAAGAGGCTTGGAGAAAGTAGGTTCCTGGCTGGGGATGAGTTCACATTAGCTGATCTTTCTCACCTGCCCAACGCGCAATACTTGGTTAATGGGACTGATAAAGGAGAGCTTTTTAATGCGAGGAAGAATGTGGCAAGGTGGTGGGATGAGATTTCCACCAGGGATTCTTGGAAGAAAGTTGTTGAGATGCAGAACTCACCCCCTGCGTAG
- the LOC140015278 gene encoding U11/U12 small nuclear ribonucleoprotein 25 kDa protein-like isoform X2, protein MEASAKTDDAGLATDPNVGPPEYTSSNVKKARLHSTLAALLDDPVLADVPKKPTLSDVDTLISLELGSAMRISVLKLDGTSFVKDLKLAIQKKTNEIEQSRMGHRHISWKHVWENFCLSCHNDKLLDDNALLQSYGIGNNSQVRFISYIMSKASKTHSRRRKHRFMHSLKKSTQPVAISSL, encoded by the exons ATGGAAGCATCAGCAAAGACGGATGATGCAGGACTAGCGACGGACCCCAACGTTGGACCACCAGAGTACACCAGCAGCAACGTCAAGAAAGCCAGGCTGCACTCCACACTAGCAGCCCTTCTCGACGATCCCGTGCTGGCCGATGTGCCCAAGAAGCCAACGCTGTCCGATGTCGACACTCTCATCAGCTTGGAACTCGGCAGTGCCATGCGCATTTCCGTCCTTAAATTGGACGGGACTAGCTTCG TGAAGGACTTGAAGTTGGCTATTCAGAAAAAAACCAATGAGATAGAACAGTCTAGGATGGGCCATCGTCACATATCTTG GAAGCATGTATGGGAAAATTTTTGTCTTTCATGTCACAATGACAAGCTGCTGGATGACAATGCTTTACTCCAAAGCTATGGCATCGGGAACAACTCTCAG GTGCGATTTATTTCCTACATTATGTCGAAAGCTTCTAAGACGCATTCCAGGAGGAGAAAGCACCGGTTCATGCATAGTCTTAAGAAAAGCACACAACCAGTAGCCATCTCTTCATTATGA
- the LOC113712218 gene encoding high mobility group B protein 9, producing MRPNPVIPGAENGVELESKRYPSPLASHEEVVKNASVFWNTLRIFHKTMGRKHMIPVIGGKELNLHVLYAEVTKRGGFDKVVSQKKWREVSCVFEFAPTTTSASYALRKHYCSLLFHYEQVYFSRLKAPMLDSPGPLSFQAIGTIDGKFDCGYLVSVKLGTEVLNGVLYHPDNGGPSSSSTVKTCTAIVPYASQPHHSGRRKRKRRGDPGRPKPNRSGYNFFFAEKHAMLKSLHPNREREFTKMIGESWNNLTSEERTVYQDYGLQDKERYKREMKEYKERINITSSH from the exons ATGCGTCCAAATCCTGTAATCCCTGGAGCTGAGAATGGAGTAGAACTGGAGTCTAAGCGTTATCCATCGCCGCTGGCCAGCCATGAGGAAGTTGTCAAGAACGCTTCTGTTTTCTGGAACACGCTTCGGATTTTTCATAAGACTATGGGCAGAAAACACAT GATTCCTGTGATCGGAGGAAAGGAGTTGAACTTGCATGTTCTGTACGCGGAAGTTACAAAGAGGGGAGGCTTTGACAAG GTTGTATCACAGAAGAAGTGGAGGGAAGTTTCTTGTGTGTTCGAGTTTGCTCCAACCACGACCAGCGCTTCTTATGCGCTGAGGAAGCATTACTGTAGTCTGCTCTTCCATTACGAACAGGTTTACTTCTCCAGGCTCAAGGCTCCCATGCTTGATTCACCAG GTCCTTTGTCCTTCCAAGCTATTGGAACAATCGACGGGAAATTTGATTGCGGTTATTTGGTGTCTGTGAAACTGGGTACTGAGGTTCTTAATGGGGTACTTTACCATCCAGACAATGGAGGCCCTTCTTCCTCGTCGACTGTAAAAACCTGCACCGCGATTGTACCATACGCCTCACAGCCTCATCATTCAGGTCGGAGGAAGAGGAAAAGGAGAGGAGACCCTGGCCGCCCTAAACCCAACAGGAGCGGATACAACTTCTTTTTTGCAGAGAAACACGCCATGCTTAAATCTCTACATCCGAACAGGGAGAGGGAGTTCACAAAAATGATTGGCGAGTCCTGGAACAATCTTACCTCCGAAGAACGGACG GTTTACCAAGACTACGGCTTGCAGGACAAAGAAAGATACAAGCGCGAGATGAAGGAATACAAAGAAAGAATTAATATCACGAGTTCTCACTAA